The genomic stretch TCTCCGGCTCGGAGCTCTGGAAGCTGTCTCCCGAGGCCCGCAATGCCACCATCACCGAGGCTAACAGGCACCGCCCGCTCGACGCCATTCTCGCGGAGACGCTCGAGGTTCGCCACGCGCTCGCCCAGGCGCTCAATGGAATGGAGGAGGAAGACCTCCACGACCCAGGGCGGTTCAAGAACATGCCGTCCGACTGGATCCCCTGGCAGATCGTCGCGCAGAACACCTACGAGCACTGCGATGCGCACTCAGAGGATATCCGACGGGTGCTTGGGCTAGGAGGGGAGTGAGCCTCCGGCCCGGCAGCTGTTTCCGGTTCATCGAGCACACATCCGACGGAATTCGCTGGTGGGAGCGACCTCGCTCCCACCGGAGCGATGCGGA from Candidatus Effluviviaceae Genus V sp. encodes the following:
- a CDS encoding ClbS/DfsB family four-helix bundle protein, whose translation is MTKEELLARVKESCEAWNALVGSIDHDKISVVVEDDGRTLKDVIAHIAWYQREVATLLRTHVLSGSELWKLSPEARNATITEANRHRPLDAILAETLEVRHALAQALNGMEEEDLHDPGRFKNMPSDWIPWQIVAQNTYEHCDAHSEDIRRVLGLGGE